A window from Halomicrobium urmianum encodes these proteins:
- a CDS encoding ferredoxin, whose product MKIEYDRDTCIGMFQCVAEWDAFEKDEDAGKAVLADSEEQVEDVFVREVPEDAELDAKFAARACPVEAITVYDDDGEQLVP is encoded by the coding sequence ATGAAGATCGAGTACGATCGGGACACGTGCATCGGGATGTTCCAGTGCGTCGCGGAGTGGGACGCCTTCGAGAAGGACGAGGACGCGGGCAAGGCGGTCCTGGCCGACAGCGAGGAGCAAGTGGAGGACGTCTTCGTCCGGGAGGTACCTGAGGACGCGGAACTGGACGCGAAGTTCGCGGCGCGGGCCTGTCCGGTCGAGGCGATCACCGTCTACGACGACGACGGCGAGCAACTGGTGCCCTGA
- a CDS encoding FAD-dependent oxidoreductase yields the protein MVNEYDLVIVGGGISGASLLYTVAKFTDVESVALVEKEEEIAAINSHHTNNSQTLHFGDIETNYTLEKAEEVKEGAEMLAGYLEDVDPDREMHSKRSKMVLAVGEEEVAELEERYYEEGFGDLFPKLEPIGREEIAEIEPKVVEGREPGVEMMALQTTDGYVVDYGMVSNSLVEAAKEEEDSVDVYTGTEVHTIRETPEGFTFDTDAGLFESDAAVVAAGSHSLQIAQEMGYGEDLSLLPVAGSFFLADDFLNGKVYTLQMKKLPFAAVHGDADVHDGSITRFGPTAKVVPTLERGRFETISDFTDVFGFNLDSFLSYANILADRILLPYVVRNLVYDLPEVGKRAFLPNVQKVVPTADVDDIERAKGYGGVRPQIVDTSEKSLDMGEAKLTGDGVIFNITPSPGASTCLKNAMRDTHEVVEYLEDYEFDEAAFREATIDNFPRGDADDAGEAEPAPAQDD from the coding sequence ATGGTTAACGAATACGACCTCGTCATCGTCGGCGGAGGCATCAGCGGCGCGTCGCTCCTGTACACGGTCGCGAAGTTCACGGACGTCGAGAGCGTCGCGCTGGTGGAGAAAGAGGAGGAGATTGCGGCGATCAACTCCCATCACACGAACAACTCCCAGACGCTGCACTTCGGGGACATCGAGACCAACTACACCCTGGAGAAGGCCGAGGAGGTCAAGGAAGGCGCCGAGATGCTGGCGGGGTACTTAGAGGACGTCGACCCCGACCGCGAGATGCACAGCAAGCGCTCGAAGATGGTGCTCGCGGTCGGCGAGGAGGAGGTCGCCGAACTCGAGGAGCGCTACTACGAGGAGGGCTTCGGCGACCTGTTCCCGAAGCTCGAACCGATCGGTCGGGAGGAGATCGCCGAGATCGAGCCCAAGGTCGTCGAGGGCCGCGAGCCCGGCGTCGAGATGATGGCCCTGCAGACGACGGACGGCTACGTCGTCGACTACGGTATGGTCTCGAACTCGCTGGTCGAGGCCGCGAAGGAGGAGGAGGACAGCGTCGACGTCTACACCGGCACCGAGGTCCACACGATCAGGGAGACGCCCGAGGGCTTCACCTTCGACACGGACGCCGGCCTGTTCGAGTCCGACGCCGCCGTGGTCGCCGCGGGCTCGCACAGCCTCCAGATCGCCCAGGAGATGGGCTACGGCGAGGACCTGTCGCTGCTGCCCGTCGCGGGGAGCTTCTTCCTGGCCGACGACTTCCTGAACGGCAAGGTCTACACCCTCCAGATGAAGAAGCTGCCCTTCGCGGCGGTCCACGGCGACGCCGACGTCCACGACGGGTCGATCACCCGGTTCGGGCCGACGGCGAAGGTCGTTCCGACGCTGGAGCGGGGCCGGTTCGAGACGATCTCGGACTTCACGGACGTGTTCGGGTTCAACCTGGACTCGTTCCTCAGCTACGCCAACATCCTCGCCGACCGGATCCTGCTGCCCTACGTTGTCCGGAACCTGGTCTACGACCTGCCGGAGGTCGGCAAGCGCGCGTTCCTGCCGAACGTCCAGAAGGTCGTCCCGACGGCGGACGTCGACGACATCGAGCGCGCGAAGGGCTACGGCGGCGTCCGGCCCCAGATCGTCGACACCAGCGAGAAGTCCCTGGACATGGGCGAGGCCAAGCTCACCGGCGACGGCGTCATCTTCAACATCACGCCCTCGCCGGGCGCCTCGACCTGCCTGAAGAACGCCATGCGGGACACCCACGAGGTCGTGGAATACCTCGAGGACTACGAGTTCGACGAGGCGGCCTTCCGCGAGGCCACTATCGACAACTTCCCGCGCGGCGACGCGGACGACGCCGGCGAGGCCGAACCCGCGCCCGCGCAGGACGACTGA
- a CDS encoding MATE family efflux transporter, with the protein MLGEWPRRIIEGFPALLARLGLVDRAKATDALDLAAPVMVTGALRILLRIADFAMVGLALGDDAAIAGLEFGFQYYFLGFGLSLAVTSGTISVVSRLQGAGEPGRANLAVKQSLWIALLVSLPLTALSWVYAEPMVALLTNDDAVVDFGATYLSIVMLALTPRFWSMIAARALAGSADTRTPMYVRLITLPTNVALNAVLIFGLGPFPRLGIAGAAIGTVVANALAAAVFFGLLVSGRYAVTLSLRGRQVDFDLLTEIVRVALPLAGMRLLQTFGRFPFLFVLGILGTPVVAAFAIGRRVMLLALMPAWGYSTAASTLVGQHVGAGEADDAGAYGWQTLRIALVTQLLIAAVLVVFARPIAALFGTEYPGLAVEFIRVFALAVAGFSISRTMRGSLRGAGDTRWPLYGSLLGAYCYRIPVAFLALPASAVVTVPLVGVSLTPGLGWGLPAIFAAIVGDYYLKAAVNTGRFWTGGWRAVARASGVGADD; encoded by the coding sequence ATGCTGGGCGAGTGGCCGCGCCGGATCATCGAGGGGTTCCCCGCGCTGCTGGCGCGGCTGGGGCTGGTCGACCGGGCGAAGGCGACGGACGCGCTGGACCTGGCGGCGCCCGTGATGGTGACCGGCGCCCTGCGGATTCTGCTGCGCATCGCCGACTTCGCGATGGTCGGGCTGGCGCTGGGCGACGACGCCGCCATCGCCGGCCTCGAGTTCGGCTTCCAGTACTACTTTCTGGGCTTCGGTCTGTCGCTGGCGGTCACCTCGGGGACGATCAGTGTCGTCTCGCGGCTGCAGGGCGCGGGCGAGCCCGGGCGGGCGAACCTCGCGGTCAAGCAGTCGCTGTGGATCGCGTTGCTCGTCTCGCTGCCGCTGACGGCGCTGTCGTGGGTCTACGCCGAGCCGATGGTCGCGCTGTTGACGAACGACGACGCGGTCGTCGACTTCGGCGCGACGTACCTCTCGATCGTGATGCTCGCGCTGACGCCGCGGTTCTGGAGCATGATCGCCGCCCGGGCGCTGGCGGGCAGCGCGGACACCCGAACCCCCATGTACGTCCGCCTGATCACGCTGCCGACCAACGTCGCCCTCAACGCGGTGCTGATCTTCGGACTCGGACCGTTTCCGCGACTGGGCATCGCCGGCGCGGCCATCGGGACGGTCGTCGCCAACGCCCTGGCGGCGGCCGTCTTCTTCGGCCTGCTCGTCTCGGGCCGGTACGCCGTCACGTTGTCCCTGCGCGGCCGCCAGGTCGACTTCGACCTGCTGACCGAGATCGTCCGAGTCGCGCTGCCGCTGGCGGGGATGCGCCTGCTGCAGACGTTCGGTCGGTTCCCCTTCCTGTTCGTGCTGGGAATCCTCGGGACGCCGGTGGTTGCCGCGTTCGCCATCGGTCGGCGGGTCATGCTGCTGGCGCTGATGCCCGCCTGGGGGTACTCGACGGCGGCGAGCACGCTCGTCGGCCAGCACGTCGGCGCCGGCGAGGCCGACGACGCGGGCGCCTACGGCTGGCAGACGCTGCGGATCGCGCTCGTGACGCAGCTGCTGATCGCCGCCGTACTCGTGGTCTTCGCCCGACCGATCGCCGCGCTGTTCGGCACCGAGTACCCCGGCCTCGCAGTCGAGTTCATCCGCGTCTTCGCGCTCGCGGTGGCCGGCTTCTCGATCTCACGGACGATGCGCGGGAGCCTGCGGGGCGCCGGCGACACGCGCTGGCCGCTGTACGGTTCTCTCCTCGGCGCCTACTGCTACCGCATCCCCGTCGCCTTCCTCGCGCTTCCGGCGAGCGCCGTCGTGACCGTCCCCCTCGTCGGCGTCTCGCTGACGCCCGGATTAGGGTGGGGCCTGCCCGCGATCTTCGCGGCCATCGTCGGCGACTACTACCTCAAGGCCGCGGTCAACACCGGCCGCTTCTGGACCGGCGGCTGGCGAGCGGTCGCCCGGGCGTCCGGAGTCGGCGCCGACGACTGA
- a CDS encoding DUF7089 family protein: MFEERALDGEVDSVRDRHAPDAVVLDCQRDFETLDPAVAEDLLLLTEGLDPLSYPDEWVPADAPDELHRFAGSDFTIGMPGDGGVAWTRQTDPAVVLVKPRLAGSPDDFVDFLLAEALVQVGLDLPEHFLGFFEDRYPDFSRAVAGRLDPAGTYQLAAAAFDAYVGLHSREVFADWDGDLPRLFDAWHDAGERLEPRLGDLSEEIALGRTEFSAAAELACSAVKHALEPPAPFAALDTSAYREYGAEYAVRWAEKTLQESD; the protein is encoded by the coding sequence ATGTTCGAGGAGCGGGCCCTCGACGGCGAGGTCGACAGCGTCCGCGACCGCCACGCGCCCGACGCCGTGGTACTCGACTGCCAGCGGGACTTCGAGACGCTGGACCCCGCCGTCGCCGAGGACCTCCTCCTGCTGACCGAGGGCCTCGACCCGCTCTCGTACCCCGACGAGTGGGTCCCGGCCGACGCGCCCGACGAGCTGCACCGCTTCGCCGGGTCGGACTTCACGATCGGCATGCCCGGCGACGGCGGCGTCGCCTGGACCCGCCAGACCGACCCCGCCGTCGTCCTCGTCAAGCCGCGACTGGCGGGGTCGCCCGACGACTTCGTCGACTTCCTGCTCGCCGAGGCGCTCGTCCAAGTCGGACTGGACCTTCCCGAACACTTCCTGGGCTTCTTCGAGGACCGCTATCCCGACTTCTCACGCGCCGTCGCCGGCCGCCTGGATCCGGCCGGGACGTATCAACTGGCCGCCGCCGCCTTCGACGCCTACGTCGGCCTGCACAGCCGCGAGGTCTTCGCCGACTGGGACGGCGACCTGCCCCGCCTGTTCGACGCCTGGCACGACGCCGGCGAACGTCTCGAACCTCGGCTCGGCGACCTCTCCGAGGAAATCGCGCTCGGACGGACCGAGTTCTCCGCCGCCGCGGAACTGGCCTGTTCGGCCGTCAAGCACGCCCTCGAACCGCCCGCCCCCTTCGCCGCGCTGGATACCAGCGCGTACCGGGAGTACGGCGCCGAGTACGCCGTCCGGTGGGCCGAGAAGACGCTGCAGGAGTCGGACTAG
- a CDS encoding GNAT family N-acetyltransferase — translation MAAEERGQGYATEAVDLLCEWAFLDRQLEKLLARVFDGNDASMRVLEKVGFQREGRLRRHYKVEGERVDAVLFGLLADEWREEPPE, via the coding sequence ATCGCCGCCGAGGAGCGCGGCCAGGGCTACGCCACCGAGGCCGTCGACCTCCTCTGTGAGTGGGCCTTCCTCGATCGACAGCTGGAGAAGCTCCTCGCGCGAGTGTTCGACGGTAACGACGCTTCGATGCGCGTCCTCGAGAAGGTGGGCTTCCAGCGCGAGGGCCGCCTGCGCCGGCACTACAAAGTGGAAGGCGAGCGCGTCGACGCCGTCCTCTTTGGCTTGCTGGCGGACGAATGGCGAGAGGAACCACCGGAATGA
- a CDS encoding ORC1-type DNA replication protein — MSDDPEEGMLSWDESVFRDEHVFEIDYVPETFKHRETQMENLKYALRPAVRGSRPLNVIARGPPGTGKTTATQILFDELTAQTDVQAVRVNCQVDSTRYSVFSRLFAEIFEYEPPSSGISFKKLFSQITDRLVDREEVLVVALDDVNYLFYESEASDTLYSLLRAHEAHSGAKIGVICISSDLDLDVIDSLDTRVQSVFRPEEIYFNKYDQGEIVDILRERVDRGFHDGVVDAPVLDRVAECTEEQGGDLRVGIDLLRRAGMNAEMRASRTVELADVEAAYDKSKYVHLSRRLQELSDSESALVGVVAEHEGETAGDIYEAFNERTDLGYTRYSEIVNKLDQLGIVEATYTDVDGRGRSRELTLQYDADAVLDRLEEE, encoded by the coding sequence ATGAGCGACGATCCCGAGGAGGGCATGCTCTCCTGGGACGAGTCCGTCTTCAGGGACGAGCACGTCTTCGAGATCGACTACGTCCCGGAGACGTTCAAACACCGCGAGACCCAGATGGAGAACCTGAAGTACGCGCTCAGGCCGGCCGTCCGGGGCTCGCGCCCGCTGAACGTCATCGCCCGCGGCCCGCCCGGAACGGGGAAGACCACGGCCACCCAGATCCTCTTCGACGAGCTGACGGCCCAGACCGACGTCCAGGCCGTCCGGGTCAACTGCCAGGTGGACTCGACCCGCTACTCCGTGTTCTCGCGGCTGTTCGCGGAGATCTTCGAGTACGAGCCGCCCTCCTCCGGGATCTCCTTCAAGAAGCTGTTCTCGCAGATCACCGACCGCCTCGTGGATCGGGAGGAGGTGCTCGTGGTCGCCCTCGACGACGTCAACTACCTCTTCTACGAGTCGGAGGCCTCCGACACGCTATACTCGCTGCTGCGCGCCCACGAGGCCCACTCCGGCGCCAAGATCGGCGTCATCTGCATCTCCTCGGACCTCGACCTCGACGTCATCGACTCGCTGGACACCCGCGTCCAGAGCGTCTTCCGCCCCGAGGAGATCTACTTCAACAAGTACGACCAGGGCGAGATCGTGGACATCCTCCGCGAGCGGGTCGACCGCGGGTTCCACGACGGCGTCGTCGACGCGCCCGTGCTCGACCGCGTGGCCGAGTGCACCGAGGAGCAGGGCGGCGACCTCCGGGTGGGCATCGACCTCCTGCGACGGGCCGGCATGAACGCCGAGATGCGCGCCTCCCGCACCGTCGAACTGGCGGACGTCGAGGCGGCCTACGACAAGTCCAAGTACGTCCACCTCTCGCGGCGCCTCCAGGAGCTGTCCGACTCCGAGAGCGCCCTCGTCGGCGTCGTCGCCGAGCACGAGGGCGAGACCGCCGGCGACATCTACGAGGCCTTCAACGAGCGCACCGACCTCGGCTACACCCGCTACTCCGAGATCGTCAACAAGCTCGACCAGCTCGGCATCGTCGAGGCCACCTACACCGACGTCGACGGCCGCGGCCGGTCGCGGGAGCTGACCCTGCAGTACGACGCCGACGCCGTCCTCGACCGGCTTGAGGAGGAGTAG
- a CDS encoding plastocyanin/azurin family copper-binding protein, whose amino-acid sequence MRRRDLLRRGALAAGATVVGSLAGCLGSGSEAELDREQNEVLAGPRDSLAFRPETLTVPAGTTVTWSFESRNHNVACDPDELARTALPEGADPFTSYEGDSTYETEAVGATFEHTFEVPGSYDYVCVPHVTSGMTGTIEVEDGG is encoded by the coding sequence ATGCGACGGCGTGACCTGCTCCGACGCGGGGCACTGGCGGCGGGGGCGACGGTCGTCGGGAGCCTCGCGGGGTGTCTCGGTAGCGGTAGCGAGGCCGAACTCGACCGCGAGCAGAACGAGGTGCTCGCGGGCCCGCGGGACAGCCTCGCCTTCCGGCCGGAGACGCTGACCGTCCCGGCGGGGACGACCGTGACGTGGTCCTTCGAGAGCCGGAACCACAACGTCGCCTGCGACCCGGACGAGCTCGCCCGGACGGCGCTGCCCGAGGGCGCCGATCCCTTCACGTCCTACGAGGGCGACAGCACCTACGAGACGGAGGCGGTCGGCGCGACGTTCGAGCACACCTTCGAGGTGCCCGGGAGCTACGACTACGTCTGCGTCCCTCACGTCACGAGCGGCATGACGGGGACGATCGAGGTCGAAGACGGGGGCTGA
- a CDS encoding type IV pilin, with amino-acid sequence MAESGSRGAGERAVSSIVGVVLLIAIAVVLAAVVATVALGFESELREPPPSGTFETDYVPSGEDNTDHRPYVTITYRSGETADATNIYIVDEDGNSVTWRDVWTGGPEVRAGEYVHVDGNQSDGALNDLCAAGQAYRVVYREDGQSNLALEWTAPSDPSLPSSSSSDDDGDGVPDWC; translated from the coding sequence ATAGCGGAAAGCGGGTCGCGGGGAGCGGGCGAGCGGGCGGTCTCGTCGATCGTCGGCGTCGTCCTCCTGATAGCCATCGCCGTCGTTCTGGCTGCGGTCGTGGCGACGGTGGCGCTGGGATTCGAGTCCGAGCTCCGGGAGCCGCCACCCAGCGGGACCTTCGAGACCGACTACGTTCCGAGCGGCGAGGACAACACTGACCACAGGCCCTACGTCACGATCACCTACCGGAGCGGGGAGACGGCAGACGCGACGAACATCTACATCGTCGACGAGGACGGCAACTCGGTCACGTGGCGGGACGTCTGGACCGGCGGGCCCGAGGTCCGCGCCGGCGAGTACGTCCACGTCGACGGCAACCAGAGCGACGGGGCGCTGAACGACCTCTGCGCGGCCGGCCAGGCCTATCGGGTCGTCTACCGCGAGGACGGGCAGTCGAACCTCGCCCTCGAGTGGACCGCACCCAGTGATCCGTCGCTCCCGTCGAGTTCCTCGTCCGACGACGACGGCGACGGGGTCCCCGACTGGTGCTGA
- a CDS encoding MFS transporter codes for MVGHALVHTYELAVPIFLPIWLAEFSVIDLGVAQVAVTTATLGAVVTLGYGLFGVGALPAGVLVDRYGSRRLIAGCLAGMAVAFVLLGLAPNVVAIAVALVVWGVAASVYHPAGLALVSKGVQERGTGFAYHGVAGNLGTGLGPLAAAVLLLVLEWRTVALLLAAPALVGAAYAVRARFDETAAVEPETVTDGGDDPEAGDAGDHGPGGEASDVSASRSSSERRSDGGVDSLTAFLGESRRLFASAFALVFVVVACSGLYYRGILTFLPELLGDLPGFEPVAVAAVLPDALSTAVGVEAGDGRTLEPGRYFYSALLLVGVVGQYAGGKLTDRVPVEYGVVGGFGVLAVLALLFVPVANLGVGPLLAFGAVLGVALFGVQPVEQATVAEYTPADTRGLSYGFTYLGVFGVGALGATVAGTALAVAGPPALFGVLAVLAAAAATVGVVLLRR; via the coding sequence ATGGTGGGCCACGCGCTGGTGCACACCTACGAGCTGGCCGTCCCGATCTTCCTGCCGATCTGGCTGGCCGAGTTCTCGGTGATCGACCTCGGGGTCGCGCAGGTCGCGGTGACGACGGCGACGCTGGGAGCCGTGGTGACGCTCGGCTACGGCCTGTTCGGCGTCGGCGCCCTGCCGGCGGGCGTGCTCGTCGACCGGTACGGGTCGCGGCGGCTCATCGCCGGCTGTCTGGCCGGCATGGCCGTGGCGTTCGTCCTGCTCGGCCTCGCGCCGAACGTCGTCGCCATCGCCGTGGCGCTGGTGGTCTGGGGCGTCGCGGCCTCGGTCTACCACCCCGCCGGGCTGGCGCTCGTCTCCAAGGGCGTCCAGGAGCGCGGCACCGGGTTCGCGTACCACGGCGTCGCCGGCAACCTCGGCACCGGCCTCGGGCCGCTGGCGGCCGCCGTCCTCCTGCTCGTCCTCGAGTGGCGCACCGTGGCGCTGCTGCTGGCCGCGCCCGCCCTCGTCGGCGCCGCTTACGCCGTCCGCGCCAGGTTCGACGAGACGGCGGCCGTCGAACCGGAGACCGTGACCGACGGGGGCGACGACCCGGAGGCGGGCGACGCCGGCGACCACGGCCCGGGCGGTGAGGCGAGCGACGTCTCCGCGAGCCGATCCTCGTCAGAGCGGCGCTCTGACGGCGGCGTGGACTCGCTCACCGCCTTCCTCGGCGAGTCGCGGCGGCTGTTCGCCAGCGCGTTCGCGCTCGTGTTCGTCGTCGTCGCGTGCTCCGGGCTGTACTACCGCGGCATCCTGACCTTCCTGCCGGAACTGCTGGGCGACCTGCCCGGGTTCGAGCCCGTCGCCGTCGCCGCCGTGCTGCCCGACGCCCTGTCGACCGCCGTCGGCGTCGAGGCGGGCGACGGCCGCACCCTGGAGCCGGGGCGGTACTTCTACTCGGCGCTGCTGCTGGTCGGCGTGGTCGGGCAGTACGCCGGCGGCAAACTCACCGACCGCGTCCCCGTCGAGTACGGCGTCGTCGGCGGCTTCGGCGTCCTCGCGGTCCTGGCGCTGCTGTTTGTCCCCGTCGCGAACCTCGGCGTCGGCCCGCTGCTGGCCTTCGGCGCGGTGCTCGGCGTCGCCCTGTTCGGCGTCCAGCCCGTCGAGCAGGCCACCGTCGCCGAGTACACCCCCGCGGACACCCGCGGGCTCTCCTACGGGTTCACCTACCTCGGCGTCTTCGGCGTCGGCGCGCTGGGCGCGACCGTCGCCGGGACCGCCCTCGCCGTCGCCGGGCCGCCGGCGCTGTTCGGGGTGCTGGCCGTCCTCGCCGCCGCCGCGGCGACGGTGGGCGTGGTTCTCCTTCGGCGGTGA
- a CDS encoding helix-hairpin-helix domain-containing protein, with translation MELESVPGVGAKTAAALRELEEPERALREGDVATLAKAPGVSEGRAARIARAAIRAEHDDPGGFPATDRAREIYRSALDLLEERTVTDYAAKRLETLYPSGEPGRIREVRAFAREAMDREPTEAVLDALGDVEPLTEPGDVRVRDRCLATSDAERYAEAKEAIPEVSVEVVDDARQVGELARSYATVVVLDEAFSGVDVEGDVRVEPDALENPADVVPERPLAFFARNRDRLRAAARVHRAADLEPPCDLDTLEGALERLDEEGGVRDDDELDRLTTAVDDLDAAVSTAESVANDHLREAIEERDVTIEGTDLLSLVERGAGVDSLLSRELSDEYAAAVGKARDHLVDALELEDTESIARRAFPDEPTYPVEREEDVVSRLREELTTARDRRAARLKRDLADDLAGLREDAEALVDAALELDVELAISRFARDFECAMPAVSGVSDDEAAAEPVEGFAVEGGRSPLLDVPFDEVEPVDYRVDGVALLSGVNSGGKTSTLDLVGLVTTLAHMGLPVPAEDARIERVRELHYHAKTQGTLDAGAFESTLRQFGDLVTGVDDAGEGGGDVAAADGGEASDAGVMVLVDELESITEPGAAATIIAGILEALAERDATAVFVSHLAGDVIDAADADLTVDGIQAEGLEDGELRVNRSPVKGTLARSTPELIVEKLADGDAASDEDAAFYGDLLEKF, from the coding sequence ATGGAGTTGGAATCGGTCCCGGGCGTGGGAGCCAAGACCGCCGCCGCACTCAGGGAGCTGGAGGAGCCCGAGCGGGCCCTGCGGGAGGGCGACGTGGCGACGCTGGCGAAGGCCCCGGGCGTCAGCGAGGGGCGAGCGGCGCGCATCGCCCGGGCGGCCATCCGGGCCGAGCACGACGACCCCGGCGGCTTCCCGGCCACGGACCGGGCCCGGGAGATATACCGGTCGGCGCTGGACCTGCTCGAGGAGCGGACCGTCACGGACTACGCCGCGAAGCGCCTGGAGACGCTGTACCCCAGCGGCGAGCCCGGCCGCATCCGCGAGGTGCGGGCGTTCGCCCGCGAGGCGATGGACCGCGAGCCCACCGAGGCGGTGCTCGACGCGCTGGGAGACGTCGAGCCCCTGACCGAGCCGGGCGACGTGCGCGTGCGCGACCGGTGTCTGGCCACCAGCGACGCCGAGCGCTACGCCGAGGCGAAGGAGGCCATCCCGGAGGTCAGCGTCGAGGTGGTCGACGACGCGCGTCAGGTGGGCGAGCTGGCCCGCAGCTACGCGACCGTGGTCGTCCTCGACGAGGCGTTCTCCGGGGTCGACGTCGAGGGCGACGTCCGCGTCGAGCCCGACGCCCTCGAGAACCCCGCCGACGTCGTCCCGGAGCGGCCGCTGGCCTTCTTCGCGCGCAACCGTGACCGCCTGCGGGCGGCGGCGCGAGTGCATCGTGCGGCCGACCTCGAACCGCCCTGCGACCTCGACACGCTCGAGGGCGCCTTAGAGCGGCTGGACGAGGAGGGCGGCGTCCGCGACGACGACGAACTGGACCGGCTGACGACGGCCGTCGACGACCTCGACGCGGCCGTCTCCACGGCGGAGTCGGTCGCCAACGACCACCTCCGGGAGGCCATCGAGGAGCGGGACGTCACCATCGAGGGGACGGACCTGCTGTCGCTGGTCGAACGGGGCGCGGGCGTCGACTCGCTGCTCTCGCGGGAGCTGTCCGACGAGTACGCCGCCGCCGTCGGGAAGGCCCGCGACCACCTCGTCGACGCGCTCGAACTCGAGGACACGGAGTCGATCGCCCGGCGGGCGTTCCCCGACGAACCGACCTACCCCGTCGAGCGCGAGGAAGACGTCGTCTCGCGGCTCCGCGAGGAACTGACGACGGCCCGCGACCGACGCGCGGCCCGGCTCAAACGCGACCTGGCCGACGACCTCGCCGGGCTGCGCGAGGACGCCGAGGCGCTGGTCGACGCGGCGCTGGAACTGGACGTGGAGCTGGCGATCTCGCGGTTCGCCCGCGACTTCGAGTGCGCGATGCCGGCGGTGAGCGGAGTGAGCGACGACGAGGCGGCGGCCGAGCCCGTCGAGGGCTTCGCCGTCGAGGGCGGCCGCTCGCCCCTGCTGGACGTCCCCTTCGACGAGGTCGAGCCCGTCGACTACCGCGTCGACGGGGTCGCGCTGCTCTCGGGCGTCAACAGCGGCGGCAAGACCTCCACGCTGGACCTGGTGGGGCTGGTGACCACGCTCGCGCACATGGGCCTGCCCGTCCCCGCCGAGGACGCACGCATCGAGCGCGTCCGCGAGCTGCACTACCACGCCAAGACACAGGGGACGCTGGACGCCGGCGCCTTCGAGTCGACGCTGCGGCAGTTCGGCGACCTGGTGACGGGTGTGGACGACGCCGGCGAGGGTGGCGGCGACGTCGCGGCGGCAGACGGCGGGGAGGCGAGCGACGCGGGCGTGATGGTGCTGGTAGACGAGCTGGAGAGCATCACCGAGCCCGGCGCCGCGGCGACCATCATCGCGGGCATCCTGGAGGCGCTGGCCGAGCGCGACGCCACCGCCGTCTTCGTCTCCCACCTCGCCGGCGACGTCATCGACGCCGCCGACGCCGACCTCACCGTGGACGGCATCCAGGCCGAGGGGCTGGAGGACGGCGAACTGCGCGTGAACCGCTCGCCCGTCAAGGGGACGCTCGCCCGCTCGACGCCGGAGCTGATCGTCGAGAAGCTCGCCGACGGCGACGCCGCGAGCGACGAGGACGCCGCGTTCTACGGGGACCTGCTGGAGAAGTTCTGA
- a CDS encoding conditioned medium-induced protein 4 produces the protein MDEKTEELRDIFVDVSGEETVTESQEDDRGTLAGDEEGVEQRLSDAIDGLRERFPFEVDLGEEALVTVVRRFYDGDDDAAIAEEVGADPADVFAARMDLHLFREDEADLPVDFGELRDLLDAGADDEAVADEFGVSTDEAGRYRRVVRARDEARSVSYRFQSEYEDALTDAGLAATMTETIRDDGLREATEDIGSLEEDADVDF, from the coding sequence ATGGACGAGAAGACCGAGGAGCTCCGTGACATCTTCGTGGACGTCTCCGGGGAGGAGACCGTCACGGAGTCCCAGGAGGACGATCGAGGCACGCTGGCGGGCGACGAGGAGGGGGTCGAACAGCGCCTGTCCGACGCGATCGATGGGCTCCGCGAGCGCTTCCCGTTCGAGGTCGACCTCGGCGAGGAGGCCCTCGTGACGGTCGTTCGACGGTTCTACGACGGCGACGACGACGCGGCCATCGCCGAGGAGGTCGGTGCCGACCCGGCCGACGTCTTCGCCGCGCGGATGGACCTGCACCTGTTCCGCGAGGACGAGGCCGACCTGCCGGTGGACTTCGGCGAGCTGCGCGACCTGCTGGACGCGGGCGCGGACGACGAGGCAGTCGCCGACGAGTTCGGCGTCTCGACCGACGAGGCGGGCCGCTACCGCCGGGTCGTTCGCGCTCGCGACGAGGCCCGCTCGGTCAGCTATCGCTTCCAGAGCGAGTACGAGGACGCGCTCACCGACGCCGGCCTCGCCGCGACGATGACGGAGACCATCCGCGACGACGGCCTCCGCGAAGCGACGGAGGACATCGGCTCGCTGGAGGAGGACGCCGACGTCGACTTCTGA